One window of Saimiri boliviensis isolate mSaiBol1 chromosome 4, mSaiBol1.pri, whole genome shotgun sequence genomic DNA carries:
- the VPS52 gene encoding vacuolar protein sorting-associated protein 52 homolog isoform X2, translating to MEQMLGAFQSDLSSISSEIRTLQEQSGAMNIRLRNRQAVRGKLGELVDGLVVPSALVTAILEAPVTESRFLEQLQELDAKAAAVREQEARGTAACADVRGVLDRLRVKAVTKIREFILQKIYSFRKPMTNYQIPQTALLKYRFFYQFLLGNERATAKEIRDEYVETLSKIYLSYYRSYLGRLMKVQYEEVAEKDDLMGVEDTAKKGFFSKPSLRSRNTIFTLGTRGSVISPTELEAPILVPHTAQRGEQRYPFEALFRSQHYALLDNSCREYLFIREFFVVSGPAAHDLFHAVMGRTLSMTLKHLESYLTDCYDAIAVFLCIHIVLRFRNIAAKRDVPALDRYWEQVLALLWPRFELILEMNVQSVRSTDPQRLGGLDTRPHYITRRYAEFSSALVSINQTIPNERTMQLLGQLQVEVENFVLRVAAEFSSRKEQLVFLINNYDMMLGVLMERAADDSKEVESFQQLLNARTQEFIEELLSPPFGGLVAFVKEAEALIERGQAERLRGEEARVTQLIRGFGSSWKSSVESLSQDVMRSFTNFRNGTSIIQGALTQLIQLYHRFHRVLSQPQLRALPARAELINIHHLMVELKKHKPNF from the exons ATGGAGCAGATGTTGGGAGCTTTTCAGAGTGACCTCAGCTCCATCAGCTCTGAGATTCGGACACTGCAGGAACAGTCAGGAGCCATGAACATTCGACTTCGAAATCGCCAGGCAGTTCGGGGGAAACTTGGGGAACTTGTTGATGGTCTGGTGGTGCCTTCTGCTCTGGTCAC GGCAATTCTAGAGGCTCCAGTGACAGAATCCAGATTCTTGGAGCAGCTACAGGAGCTGGATGCCAAGGCAGCCGCAGTCAGAGAGCAGGAAGCTAGAGGCACGGCGGCCTGCGCAGACGTCAGAGGCGTGCTTGATCGGCTCCGGGTCAAG GCAGTGACGAAGATCCGAGAGTTTATCCTGCAGAAGATTTATTCCTTCAGGAAACCAATGACCAACTATCAGATCCCCCAGACAGCCCTGCTGAAGTACAG GTTCTTCTATCAGTTTCTGCTTGGCAATGAACGAGCAACAGCTAAGGAGATCAGGGATGAATACGTGGAGACGCTGAGCAAGATCTACCTGTCTTACTACCGCTCTTACCTGGGGCGGCTCATGAAGGTGCAG tatgAGGAAGTTGCTGAGAAAGATGATCTGATGGGTGTGGAAGATACGGCAAAGAAAG GATTCTTCTCAAAGCCATCGCTCCGCAGCAGGAACACCATTTTCACCCTAGGAACCCGTGGCTCTGTCATCTCCCCGACTGAACTTGAGGCCCCTATCCTGGTGCCTCATACAGCCCAGCGTGGAGAGCAGAGG TATCCATTTGAGGCCCTCTTCCGCAGCCAGCACTACGCCCTCCTAGACAATTCCTGCCGCGAATATCTTTTCATCCGtgaattttttgttgtgtctGGCCCGGCTGCACATGACCTGTTCCATGCTGTCATGGGCCGTACACTCAGCATGACCCTG AAACACCTGGAGTCCTATCTCACTGACTGCTATGATGCCATTGCTGTGTTTCTCTGTATCCACATTGTTCTCCGGTTCCGCAACATTGCAGCAAAGAGGGATGTTCCTGCCCTGGACAG GTACTGGGAACAGGTGCTTGCCTTGCTATGGCCACGGTTTGAGCTGATCCTGGAGATGAATGTCCAGAGCGTCCGAAGCACTGACCCTCAGCGCCTTGGGGGGTTGGATACTCGGCCCCACTAT ATCACACGCCGCTATGCAGAGTTCTCCTCTGCTCTTGTCAGCATCAACCAGACAATTCCCAATGAAAGGACCATGCAATTGCTAGGACAGTTACAG GTGGAGGTGGAGAATTTTGTCCTCCGAGTGGCAGCTGAGTTCTCCTCAAGGAAGGAGCAGCTCGTGTTTCTGATCAACAACTATGACATGATGCTGGGTGTGCTGATG GAGCGGGCCGCAGATGACAGCAAAGAGGTTGAGAGCTTCCAGCAGCTGCTCAATGCTCGGACACAG GAATTCATTGAAGAGTTATTGTCTCCGCCTTTCGGGGGTCTGGTGGCATTtgtgaaggaggctgaggctttgATTGAGCGTGGACAGGCTGAGCGACTTCGAGGGGAAGAAG CCCGGGTAACTCAGCTGATCCGTGGCTTTGGTAGTTCCTGGAAATCATCGgtggaatctctgagtcaggatgTAATGCGGAGTTTCACCAATTTCAGAAATGGAACCAGTATCATTCAG